The Bos indicus x Bos taurus breed Angus x Brahman F1 hybrid chromosome 15, Bos_hybrid_MaternalHap_v2.0, whole genome shotgun sequence genome includes a window with the following:
- the LOC113905986 gene encoding olfactory receptor 5B12-like, whose product MIPKENSTVVTEFILAGITDDPQLQIPLFLVFTLIYLLTLVGNLGVITLILLDSRLHTPMYVFLSHLSLMDFGYSTAVTPKVMAGFLTGDKVISYKACAAQLYFFAVFLIVETFLLASMAYDRHAAVCKPLHYTNIMTPRVCAWMVVGCYVFGFLEASVHTWNAFSLSFFRSNVIDHFFCDATPLLALSCSDSIRSEMVFFILAGFNIIFTIMVILISYLFIFVTILRVHSSEGHQKAFSTCASHLTSVSIFYATGAFMYLQPGPRHSMSTDKMASVSYAIVIPMLNPLIYSLRNKEVKRALKKAVGKAKSPLRYIF is encoded by the coding sequence ATGATCCCCAAGGAGAACAGTACAGTCGTGACTGAGTTCATTCTCGCCGGGATAACTGATGACCCACAACTGCAGATCCCACTCTTTCTAGTGTTCACGCTCATCTACCTCCTCACTCTGGTTGGGAACCTGGGGGTGATCACGCTGATCCTGCTGGACTCTCGTCTCCACACGCCCATGTACGTCTTCCTCAGCCACCTCTCCCTGATGGACTTTGGTTACTCCACAGCCGTCACTCCCAAAGTGATGGCTGGATTCCTCACGGGAGACAAGGTCATTTCCTACAAAGCTTGTGCTGCTCAGTTGTATTTTTTTGCTGTCTTTCTGATTGTAGAAACTTTTCTCTTGGCCTCAATGGCCTATGACCGTCATGCAGCAGTGTGTAAGCCACTCCATTACACCAACATCATGACACCAAGGGTGTGTGCTTGGATGGTCGTAGGATGCTATGTCTTTGGTTTTCTGGAGGCCTCTGTTCACACTTGGAATGCATTCAGTCTCTCTTTCTTCAGATCCAATGTGATCGATCACTTCTTCTGTGATGCTACTCCTCTCCTGGCTCTCTCATGCTCAGACAGCATCAGAAGTGAGATGGTGTTTTTTATTTTGGCAGGCTTCAATATCATCTTCACTATTATGGTCATCTTGATCTCTTACCTGTTTATCTTTGTCACCATTCTGAGGGTGCACTCATCTGAAGGACATCAGAAGGCCTTTTCCACCTGTGCATCCCACCTCACTTCCGTCTCCATCTTCTATGCGACAGGCGCCTTCATGTACCTACAGCCCGGCCCCCGCCATTCCATGAGCACAGACAAGATGGCGTCTGTGTCCTACGCCATAGTCATCCCCATGCTGAATCCGCTGATCTATAGTCTGCGGAACAAAGAGGTCAAGAGGGCGCTAAAAAAGGCTGTGGGGAAAGCAAAGTCTCCTCtaagatacatattttaa